One Ktedonobacteraceae bacterium genomic window carries:
- a CDS encoding zinc-binding dehydrogenase produces the protein MLALVATHQAERPVEIREVEEPSPAPNEAIVQVHAFSLNRGELSLLANRPEGWRPGQDITGVILRRAADDSGPPEGSRVVCLVDQGGWSQQAAAPTARMAVLPDHVEFTTAATLPIAGLTALRTLRIGDFLLGKRVLITGAAGGVGRFAVELAADAGAEVTGVVASPERGHGLRELGAHRIAIGIDDVNEQYDLILESVGGESLAMAIRHIAPNGTIVVFGNSSQQPTTISFGDFAGHAGARIQAFFSYLSGPPESFGKDLAVLVALVAAGKLHPQIGSEASWRDVGQVMEALRQRRIRGKAVFRVD, from the coding sequence ATGCTTGCGCTGGTAGCTACGCATCAAGCCGAGAGGCCGGTTGAGATACGCGAGGTAGAGGAACCATCGCCGGCTCCGAACGAGGCGATTGTCCAGGTACACGCCTTTTCGCTGAACCGTGGAGAACTGAGCCTGCTGGCAAATAGGCCCGAAGGATGGCGCCCCGGGCAGGACATCACGGGCGTCATCTTGCGCCGTGCCGCTGATGACAGCGGACCGCCCGAGGGGAGTCGCGTCGTCTGCCTGGTGGACCAGGGCGGATGGAGCCAGCAGGCCGCGGCACCCACAGCGCGCATGGCTGTGCTTCCCGACCATGTCGAATTCACCACTGCTGCTACCCTACCTATTGCGGGCCTGACGGCGCTGCGCACGCTGCGGATCGGTGACTTTCTGCTGGGGAAGCGCGTGCTGATCACCGGCGCGGCAGGCGGCGTGGGCCGTTTCGCCGTCGAACTCGCCGCCGATGCCGGAGCCGAGGTGACGGGCGTCGTAGCCAGCCCTGAACGCGGCCACGGATTGCGAGAACTGGGCGCTCATCGCATCGCAATCGGCATCGACGACGTGAACGAGCAATACGATCTGATCCTGGAATCGGTTGGCGGCGAATCGCTGGCGATGGCCATACGCCATATCGCGCCCAACGGCACCATCGTCGTATTTGGCAATTCTTCCCAGCAGCCCACCACTATCAGCTTTGGAGACTTCGCCGGACATGCCGGGGCGCGCATCCAGGCTTTCTTCTCCTACCTCTCAGGCCCGCCCGAGAGCTTCGGTAAAGACCTGGCAGTGTTGGTAGCGCTGGTTGCCGCCGGTAAACTTCACCCACAGATCGGCTCGGAGGCAAGCTGGCGCGATGTCGGGCAGGTTATGGAGGCACTGCGCCAGAGGCGTATCCGCGGAAAAGCGGTCTTTCGAGTGGATTGA
- a CDS encoding aldo/keto reductase, translating to MAQTNPRPASASGTFTIGGDLTVYRLGFIPWFPLATGDLARGGGKLNQVAQRHHATPGQIALAWLLLRSPNMLPIPGTSSVKHLEANLAAAEIRLSDAEFQALDEGV from the coding sequence ATGGCACAAACAAATCCACGTCCCGCTAGCGCCAGTGGCACATTTACCATTGGAGGAGACCTGACGGTCTATCGCCTCGGATTCATTCCCTGGTTCCCGCTGGCGACTGGTGATCTCGCCAGGGGAGGTGGTAAACTAAACCAGGTCGCGCAGAGGCATCATGCCACGCCGGGTCAGATTGCCCTGGCGTGGTTGCTGCTTCGCTCGCCCAACATGCTGCCCATTCCAGGCACCTCGTCTGTAAAGCACCTGGAGGCAAACCTTGCGGCAGCGGAGATTCGACTGAGTGACGCTGAATTTCAGGCACTGGATGAAGGGGTGTAA
- a CDS encoding SRPBCC family protein yields MSHINVKSEQVIDASPEEVYAALKDYKQKRPQILPPNFVDYAVEKGGVGTGTVVDYRLKAGGRERPYKMQVDETIKGKVITERDTNSSLVTRWSLLPLKEGKQTQVSVITEWEGGSGIGGFFERTFAPMGLRRIYGSMLSKLASLLQNEGQSASGKNQSGSSATNIGMFLLVAAIVLGIAIGLSYLRKVRE; encoded by the coding sequence ATGAGCCATATAAATGTAAAGAGCGAACAGGTCATCGATGCCAGCCCTGAAGAGGTCTATGCCGCCCTCAAAGATTACAAACAGAAACGCCCGCAAATACTGCCACCCAACTTCGTGGATTATGCGGTTGAGAAAGGCGGAGTGGGGACAGGCACAGTGGTCGATTATCGTTTAAAGGCCGGCGGGCGCGAACGCCCCTATAAGATGCAGGTAGATGAGACCATCAAGGGCAAGGTCATCACCGAGCGCGATACAAATTCGTCGCTGGTGACAAGATGGTCGCTCCTGCCTCTGAAAGAGGGCAAGCAAACGCAGGTGAGCGTGATCACCGAATGGGAAGGTGGTAGCGGCATCGGAGGCTTTTTCGAGCGCACATTTGCTCCCATGGGCCTGCGCCGCATCTACGGCAGTATGCTATCGAAGCTGGCCAGTTTGCTACAAAACGAGGGGCAGAGCGCCTCTGGGAAGAACCAATCGGGTAGTAGTGCCACGAATATCGGCATGTTTCTCCTCGTCGCGGCTATCGTTTTGGGAATCGCGATTGGCTTGAGCTACCTGCGAAAGGTGCGTGAATAA
- a CDS encoding glycosyltransferase family 9 protein, producing the protein MLCEKKIIPGVRKIAVLRANGLGDFIFALPALQALRTTYPQAEIVLLAKDWHAAFLKNRPSPIDRVIVIPATQGVGRDAGEAYMLEDTSEEELFFAAMREERFDLAFQLHGGGRYSNPFLLRLGARMTIGLRTPDAALLDRWVPYIYFQSEVARYLEVVALAGAGTQELEPRIAIIEEDLEEARRVVPESGKPLVALHPGAGSPQRRWPVEKFATAGDALATAGAQVVVTGTKAENALVEGVIRNMKAQAQSACGQLSLGGLAGLLHRCKVVISNDSGPLHLGRAAGASTVGIYWCVNLITAAPITRTRHRPVISWRLECPVCGSNQIFEPCGHRVSFVADVPVEEVVEAAMDLLAQDDS; encoded by the coding sequence ATGTTATGTGAAAAGAAGATCATTCCCGGTGTGCGCAAAATTGCCGTGCTGCGCGCTAATGGCCTTGGCGATTTCATTTTCGCGCTTCCCGCGCTGCAGGCGTTGCGCACTACATATCCACAGGCTGAAATTGTGCTGCTGGCAAAAGATTGGCATGCCGCTTTCCTTAAAAACAGGCCATCGCCGATTGATCGTGTGATTGTCATTCCTGCCACGCAGGGTGTAGGTAGAGATGCTGGTGAAGCGTATATGCTCGAGGACACCTCGGAAGAGGAGCTTTTTTTCGCAGCCATGCGTGAGGAGCGATTTGACCTGGCCTTTCAGTTACATGGCGGTGGCCGGTACTCCAATCCGTTCCTGCTACGGCTGGGCGCGCGAATGACGATTGGCCTGAGAACGCCAGACGCGGCCTTGCTTGACAGGTGGGTGCCGTACATCTACTTTCAGTCCGAGGTTGCGCGCTACCTGGAAGTGGTCGCGCTGGCGGGGGCTGGTACGCAAGAATTGGAGCCGCGTATCGCGATTATCGAAGAGGACCTGGAGGAGGCCAGACGTGTTGTGCCGGAAAGCGGAAAGCCGCTGGTGGCGTTGCATCCCGGCGCGGGCAGTCCGCAACGTCGCTGGCCCGTCGAGAAATTCGCCACCGCGGGGGATGCTCTGGCCACGGCAGGAGCTCAGGTCGTTGTCACAGGCACAAAAGCAGAAAATGCGCTGGTCGAAGGGGTCATTCGTAATATGAAGGCGCAGGCGCAGAGTGCGTGTGGGCAACTCTCGCTGGGCGGGCTGGCTGGCCTGCTGCACCGCTGTAAGGTGGTGATCTCCAACGACTCTGGCCCGCTGCACCTGGGCAGGGCCGCCGGCGCGTCCACGGTGGGCATCTACTGGTGCGTCAATCTCATCACGGCGGCGCCGATTACGCGCACGCGCCATCGTCCGGTCATCTCGTGGCGACTAGAATGCCCGGTCTGCGGCAGCAACCAGATTTTTGAACCGTGCGGGCACCGCGTGTCGTTCGTAGCTGATGTTCCAGTAGAGGAAGTGGTTGAGGCAGCGATGGATTTGCTGGCGCAGGATGATAGCTAA
- the xylB gene encoding xylulokinase: MQALLGIDLGTTGVKAAAFAAEDGRLLSSAFVEYPLMHPQPGWAEQNPAEWWEATVVAIRACLAQGIQAQDVCAIGLSGQMHGVVLLDEQDRVLRPSIIWADQRSAAQSLEISERVGADRLIALVSNPALTGFSAPKILWIREHEPAIFARAQRILLPKDYIRYRLTGAQAIEISDAAGTNLLDVQHGSWSMPVLEALELDPALLPPVIASNAVAGAITTEVAQLTGLLPGTPVAGGGADNACAAVGNGVVRPGLALVSIGTSGVVLAYAATHRVDTSAVVPRVHTFNHAVPQAWYLMGVTQGAGLSFRWLRDNIGLPERALERWTGLDAYELLTREAASIAPGSDGLFFLPYLQGERTPHLDPLARGGWIGLTASHDRRHLVRAVLEGVAFSLKDCFTILREQGLPIEQVRATGGGAKSLLWRQMIADVLGVELVTTNAQEGPAFGAALLAGVAAGLYPSIQQACDATVRVMAPTPPVPETSQLYARAYETYAALYPALKPIFNKIAE; encoded by the coding sequence ATGCAGGCACTGCTTGGGATCGATCTTGGCACTACGGGCGTCAAAGCCGCGGCTTTCGCCGCGGAAGATGGGCGTCTTTTATCCTCTGCCTTCGTTGAATATCCTCTCATGCACCCGCAGCCCGGCTGGGCGGAACAGAATCCCGCCGAGTGGTGGGAGGCCACGGTTGTAGCCATTCGCGCCTGTCTCGCGCAGGGCATACAGGCTCAGGATGTGTGCGCGATCGGCCTTTCAGGCCAGATGCACGGCGTCGTACTCTTAGACGAACAAGATCGTGTTCTACGGCCCTCGATCATCTGGGCCGACCAGCGCAGCGCGGCTCAAAGCCTGGAAATCAGCGAGCGCGTCGGAGCAGACCGTCTTATCGCGCTGGTCAGCAACCCGGCGCTGACCGGTTTTTCCGCCCCTAAAATCCTCTGGATACGCGAGCATGAGCCGGCTATTTTTGCGCGGGCACAGCGTATTCTGCTGCCCAAAGACTATATTCGCTACCGCCTGACAGGAGCGCAGGCCATCGAGATTTCGGATGCCGCGGGTACCAATCTGCTGGATGTGCAGCATGGCAGCTGGTCAATGCCCGTACTAGAGGCACTTGAACTCGATCCGGCCCTGCTTCCGCCTGTTATCGCGTCCAATGCCGTGGCCGGCGCGATCACTACAGAAGTGGCGCAACTCACCGGTCTGCTGCCTGGCACGCCGGTGGCAGGGGGAGGAGCCGACAATGCTTGCGCTGCGGTTGGCAATGGCGTTGTGCGGCCCGGACTGGCGCTCGTCTCTATTGGTACCAGCGGCGTCGTGTTGGCCTATGCCGCTACTCATCGCGTCGACACTTCCGCCGTTGTGCCGCGCGTGCATACCTTCAACCATGCCGTTCCACAGGCCTGGTATCTGATGGGCGTCACACAGGGAGCCGGGCTTTCCTTCCGCTGGCTGCGCGATAATATCGGTCTGCCCGAACGCGCCCTTGAACGCTGGACGGGCCTCGACGCCTACGAACTTCTGACGCGAGAAGCGGCATCCATAGCGCCTGGCAGCGATGGCCTTTTCTTCCTGCCCTACCTGCAAGGCGAGCGCACTCCTCACCTCGATCCGCTGGCGCGTGGCGGCTGGATTGGCCTCACCGCGAGCCATGACCGGCGTCATCTTGTGCGTGCCGTGCTGGAAGGTGTGGCGTTCAGCCTGAAAGACTGTTTCACTATTCTTCGCGAGCAGGGTCTGCCCATCGAGCAGGTACGCGCTACCGGTGGAGGCGCGAAAAGCTTGCTATGGCGGCAGATGATTGCCGATGTGCTTGGTGTGGAACTTGTTACGACCAACGCGCAGGAAGGGCCGGCCTTCGGCGCTGCCCTGCTCGCCGGAGTCGCCGCCGGCCTCTATCCATCGATACAGCAAGCCTGCGATGCGACAGTGCGGGTGATGGCGCCAACTCCGCCCGTTCCAGAGACCTCGCAACTCTATGCCCGCGCATACGAAACCTACGCGGCCCTCTATCCGGCCCTCAAACCGATCTTCAATAAAATAGCGGAGTGA